A section of the Rattus norvegicus strain BN/NHsdMcwi chromosome 15, GRCr8, whole genome shotgun sequence genome encodes:
- the Nudt13 gene encoding NAD(P)H pyrophosphatase NUDT13, mitochondrial isoform X1 yields MSLYCGTFFRRKSFGCYRLLSTYVTKARYLFELKEDDEACRKAQQTGLFYLFHDLDPLLQESGHRYLVPRLSRAELEGLLGKFGQDSQRIEDSVLVGCSNEQEAWFALDLGLKSASSVRASLPKSEMEAELGGSFVKLRQALLQLNSVDSSLLFTAQALLRWHDGHQFCSKSGQPTQKNMAGSKRVCPSNNIIYYPQMAPVVITLVSDGARCLLARQSSFPRGLYSALAGFCDIGKEFRGGAAVTLGDKTPIATMLRVTSIRHSRVPEKRPGVMCSFPTQQEAGTFSPMQHSCRNYTLNAPTPTASILCALQYTVCVCLSVCLSALPSALLLFLMNKLQTLAYSSESFTPHGDN; encoded by the exons ATGTCTCTGTACTGTGGAACATTTTTCAGGAGGAAATCTTTTGGGTGCTATAGGCTGCTGTCAACCTATGTCACTAAGGCACG ATACTTATTTGAGTTGAAGGAAGACGACGAGGCCTGCAGGAAGGCCCAGCAGACAGGGCTGTTCTACCTCTTTCATGACCTGGACCCTTTGCTTCAGGAATCAGGACATCGATACCTGGTGCCCCGGCTTAGCCGAGCAG AGTTGGAAGGGCTGCTGGGTAAGTTCGGACAGGATTCGCAAAGAATAGAAGATTCAGTGCTGGTTGGATGCTCCAACGAGCAGGAAGCATGGTTTGCTTTGGATCTGGGTCTGAAGAGTGCCTCCTCTGTCCGAG CCTCTTTGCCGAAATCTGAAATGGAGGCAGAGCTCGGAGGTTCTTTCGTCAAGCTGAGGCAGGCTCTTCTCCAGCTGAACTCGGTGGACTCCTCCTTGCTGTTCACG GCTCAAGCTCTTCTCCGCTGGCATGACGGCCATCAGTTCTGCAGCAAAAGTGGGCAGCCCACCCAGAAGAACATGGCGGGCAGCAAGCGAGTGTGTCCCTCCAATAACATCATCTATTATCCACAG ATGGCCCCCGTAGTGATCACGCTGGTGTCGGATGGGGCCCGATGCCTGCTCGCCCGCCAGAGCTCCTTTCCCAGGGGATTATACTCTGCCCTGGCAGGTTTCTGTGACATAGGTAAGGAGTTTAGGGGAGGAGCTGCCGTGACGCTGGGAGATAAAACACCTATTGCCACCATGCTTAGAGTCACTAGCATCCGCCACTCTCGTGTCCCAGAAAAGCGTCCTGGAGTTATGTGTAGTTTTCCTACACAACAGGAGGCAGGCACATTTTCACCCATGCAGCATAGCTGCAGGAATTACACACTCAATGCTCCCACACCCACTGCCTCCATCCTGTGTGCACTTCAATACActgtgtgcgtctgtctgtctgtctgtctgtctgccctgccGTCGgcccttcttctttttctgatGAACAAGCTGCAGACATTAGCGTACTCCTCCGAGTCTTTCACCCCACACGGGGATAATTAG
- the Nudt13 gene encoding NAD(P)H pyrophosphatase NUDT13, mitochondrial isoform X2, translated as MSLYCGTFFRRKSFGCYRLLSTYVTKARYLFELKEDDEACRKAQQTGLFYLFHDLDPLLQESGHRYLVPRLSRAELEGLLGKFGQDSQRIEDSVLVGCSNEQEAWFALDLGLKSASSVRASLPKSEMEAELGGSFVKLRQALLQLNSVDSSLLFTAQALLRWHDGHQFCSKSGQPTQKNMAGSKRVCPSNNIIYYPQMAPVVITLVSDGARCLLARQSSFPRGLYSALAGFCDIGLSGINLSVCR; from the exons ATGTCTCTGTACTGTGGAACATTTTTCAGGAGGAAATCTTTTGGGTGCTATAGGCTGCTGTCAACCTATGTCACTAAGGCACG ATACTTATTTGAGTTGAAGGAAGACGACGAGGCCTGCAGGAAGGCCCAGCAGACAGGGCTGTTCTACCTCTTTCATGACCTGGACCCTTTGCTTCAGGAATCAGGACATCGATACCTGGTGCCCCGGCTTAGCCGAGCAG AGTTGGAAGGGCTGCTGGGTAAGTTCGGACAGGATTCGCAAAGAATAGAAGATTCAGTGCTGGTTGGATGCTCCAACGAGCAGGAAGCATGGTTTGCTTTGGATCTGGGTCTGAAGAGTGCCTCCTCTGTCCGAG CCTCTTTGCCGAAATCTGAAATGGAGGCAGAGCTCGGAGGTTCTTTCGTCAAGCTGAGGCAGGCTCTTCTCCAGCTGAACTCGGTGGACTCCTCCTTGCTGTTCACG GCTCAAGCTCTTCTCCGCTGGCATGACGGCCATCAGTTCTGCAGCAAAAGTGGGCAGCCCACCCAGAAGAACATGGCGGGCAGCAAGCGAGTGTGTCCCTCCAATAACATCATCTATTATCCACAG ATGGCCCCCGTAGTGATCACGCTGGTGTCGGATGGGGCCCGATGCCTGCTCGCCCGCCAGAGCTCCTTTCCCAGGGGATTATACTCTGCCCTGGCAGGTTTCTGTGACATAG GGCTGTCTGGAATTAATCTGAGCGTTTGCAGGTGA
- the Nudt13 gene encoding NAD(P)H pyrophosphatase NUDT13, mitochondrial isoform X3 — protein sequence MEAELGGSFVKLRQALLQLNSVDSSLLFTAQALLRWHDGHQFCSKSGQPTQKNMAGSKRVCPSNNIIYYPQMAPVVITLVSDGARCLLARQSSFPRGLYSALAGFCDIGKEFRGGAAVTLGDKTPIATMLRVTSIRHSRVPEKRPGVMCSFPTQQEAGTFSPMQHSCRNYTLNAPTPTASILCALQYTVCVCLSVCLSALPSALLLFLMNKLQTLAYSSESFTPHGDN from the exons ATGGAGGCAGAGCTCGGAGGTTCTTTCGTCAAGCTGAGGCAGGCTCTTCTCCAGCTGAACTCGGTGGACTCCTCCTTGCTGTTCACG GCTCAAGCTCTTCTCCGCTGGCATGACGGCCATCAGTTCTGCAGCAAAAGTGGGCAGCCCACCCAGAAGAACATGGCGGGCAGCAAGCGAGTGTGTCCCTCCAATAACATCATCTATTATCCACAG ATGGCCCCCGTAGTGATCACGCTGGTGTCGGATGGGGCCCGATGCCTGCTCGCCCGCCAGAGCTCCTTTCCCAGGGGATTATACTCTGCCCTGGCAGGTTTCTGTGACATAGGTAAGGAGTTTAGGGGAGGAGCTGCCGTGACGCTGGGAGATAAAACACCTATTGCCACCATGCTTAGAGTCACTAGCATCCGCCACTCTCGTGTCCCAGAAAAGCGTCCTGGAGTTATGTGTAGTTTTCCTACACAACAGGAGGCAGGCACATTTTCACCCATGCAGCATAGCTGCAGGAATTACACACTCAATGCTCCCACACCCACTGCCTCCATCCTGTGTGCACTTCAATACActgtgtgcgtctgtctgtctgtctgtctgtctgccctgccGTCGgcccttcttctttttctgatGAACAAGCTGCAGACATTAGCGTACTCCTCCGAGTCTTTCACCCCACACGGGGATAATTAG
- the Nudt13 gene encoding NAD(P)H pyrophosphatase NUDT13, mitochondrial (The RefSeq protein has 1 substitution compared to this genomic sequence), with protein sequence MSLYCGTFFRRKSFGCYRLLSTYVTKARYLFELKEDDEACRKAQQTGLFYLFHDLDPLLQESGHRYLVPRLSRAELEGLLGKFGQDSQRIEDSVLVGCSNEQEAWFALDLGLKSASSVRASLPKSEMEAELGGSFVKLRQALLQLNSVDSSLLFTAQALLRWHDGHQFCSKSGQPTQKNMAGSKRVCPSNNIIYYPQMAPVVITLVSDGARCLLARQSSFPRGLYSALAGFCDIGERVEEAVHREVAEEVGLEVENIQYSASQHWPFPNSSLMIACHATVKPGHTEIQVNLKELEAAAWFSLDEVATALRRKGSFAQQQREASPLLLPPKLAVAHHMIKEWVEKQSRSSLAA encoded by the exons ATGTCTCTGTACTGTGGAACATTTTTCAGGAGGAAATCTTTTGGGTGCTATAGGCTGCTGTCAACCTATGTCACTAAGGCACG ATACTTATTTGAGTTGAAGGAAGACGACGAGGCCTGCAGGAAGGCCCAGCAGACAGGGCTGTTCTACCTCTTTCATGACCTGGACCCTTTGCTTCAGGAATCAGGACATCGATACCTGGTGCCCCGGCTTAGCCGAGCAG AGTTGGAAGGGCTGCTGGGTAAGTTCGGACAGGATTCGCAAAGAATAGAAGATTCAGTGCTGGTTGGATGCTCCAACGAGCAGGAAGCATGGTTTGCTTTGGATCTGGGTCTGAAGAGTGCCTCCTCTGTCCGAG CCTCTTTGCCGAAATCTGAAATGGAGGCAGAGCTCGGAGGTTCTTTCGTCAAGCTGAGGCAGGCTCTTCTCCAGCTGAACTCGGTGGACTCCTCCTTGCTGTTCACG GCTCAAGCTCTTCTCCGCTGGCATGACGGCCATCAGTTCTGCAGCAAAAGTGGGCAGCCCACCCAGAAGAACATGGCGGGCAGCAAGCGAGTGTGTCCCTCCAATAACATCATCTATTATCCACAG ATGGCCCCCGTAGTGATCACGCTGGTGTCGGATGGGGCCCGATGCCTGCTCGCCCGCCAGAGCTCCTTTCCCAGGGGATTATACTCTGCCCTGGCAGGTTTCTGTGACATAG GTGAAAGGGTGGAAGAGGCTGTCCACCGAGAGGTTGCGGAAGAGGTGGGCCTGGAAGTGGAAAACATCCAGTACTCCGCGTCCCAGCACTGGCCCTTTCCCAACAGCTCCCTCATGATCGCCTGTCACGCGACCGTGAAACCAGGGCACACCGAG ATCCAAGTGAACTTGAAGGAACTAGAGGCAGCCGCATGGTTCAGTCTGGATGAGGTGGCCACAGCCCTGAGGAGAAAGGGCTCATTTGCTCAGCAGCAGAGAGAGGCTTCCCCGCTGATGCTGCCTCCCAAGTTAGCTGTCGCCCACCACATGATTAAGGAGTGGGTGGAGAAGCAGAGCCGCTCTTCCCTAGCTGCTTAG
- the Nudt13 gene encoding NAD(P)H pyrophosphatase NUDT13, mitochondrial isoform X4: MSLYCGTFFRRKSFGCYRLLSTYVTKARYLFELKEDDEACRKAQQTGLFYLFHDLDPLLQESGHRYLVPRLSRAELEGLLGKFGQDSQRIEDSVLVGCSNEQEAWFALDLGLKSASSVRASLPKSEMEAELGGSFVKLRQALLQLNSVDSSLLFTVKGWKRLSTERLRKRWAWKWKTSSTPRPSTGPFPTAPS, encoded by the exons ATGTCTCTGTACTGTGGAACATTTTTCAGGAGGAAATCTTTTGGGTGCTATAGGCTGCTGTCAACCTATGTCACTAAGGCACG ATACTTATTTGAGTTGAAGGAAGACGACGAGGCCTGCAGGAAGGCCCAGCAGACAGGGCTGTTCTACCTCTTTCATGACCTGGACCCTTTGCTTCAGGAATCAGGACATCGATACCTGGTGCCCCGGCTTAGCCGAGCAG AGTTGGAAGGGCTGCTGGGTAAGTTCGGACAGGATTCGCAAAGAATAGAAGATTCAGTGCTGGTTGGATGCTCCAACGAGCAGGAAGCATGGTTTGCTTTGGATCTGGGTCTGAAGAGTGCCTCCTCTGTCCGAG CCTCTTTGCCGAAATCTGAAATGGAGGCAGAGCTCGGAGGTTCTTTCGTCAAGCTGAGGCAGGCTCTTCTCCAGCTGAACTCGGTGGACTCCTCCTTGCTGTTCACG GTGAAAGGGTGGAAGAGGCTGTCCACCGAGAGGTTGCGGAAGAGGTGGGCCTGGAAGTGGAAAACATCCAGTACTCCGCGTCCCAGCACTGGCCCTTTCCCAACAGCTCCCTCATGA